The DNA segment TGGCGCTGCGCGAGGCGCGCGAGGAGAGCGGCCTCACCCGGCTGCGCGTCGTGAGCCCGGCGGTTTTCGATGTGGACCGGCACTGGATCCCGCCGCGCAAGACCGAGCCCGGCCACTATCACCACGACCTGCGGTTCATGATCGAGGCCGACCCGGCGGAGCCGCTGGTGATTTCGAACGAGTCCAAGGACCTCGCCTGGGTGGATGTCGCGTCGGTGACGTCGCTCAACCCGGAGGAATCCATGGCGCGGATGGTCCGGAAGACGCTCGCGGCCGCT comes from the Opitutus sp. ER46 genome and includes:
- a CDS encoding NUDIX hydrolase gives rise to the protein MPPDLAPVLQLLRAHAAQPLDAHEAAMTAEVIRFAEAHPDCLWRTCVPGHLTGSAWIVSPDRKRTLLTHHHKLDKWLQLGGHADGDGDLLAVALREAREESGLTRLRVVSPAVFDVDRHWIPPRKTEPGHYHHDLRFMIEADPAEPLVISNESKDLAWVDVASVTSLNPEESMARMVRKTLAAA